ACCGCCGGTTGCTGGCCGGAATCGATCCGGCCAAGGTCGAATCGATCGACTTGCAAAGCGCGAAGACGTCGTTTAAAATCTCGCGTTCCGTGGACGGTTGGCAGTTTGCCGATGAAACGCCGGCCGACAAGGAAAGTGTCGAAAAATGTTTGCGCGCCGTCGCCAAATGGCGGGCGCAGGAGTTGGCGGACGGTCCGCGCGGCGCCCGGTTGGCCCGGGCGGTCAAGGGCAATCAGGTGACGAGCCTGGTCCTGACCGACGCGGACGGCAAGGTTTTGGAAAGCATTCGTTTTTCCGAACCACTGGATCCGGGGAAAATCGCCCCGGTGAAAAAAGCCGTAGCCAAGGCCGAAACGGAAGAGAAGCCGGCCGAAAGCGCGGAACGCCTGGTGGCGCTGGTCGCCAACGGGTATCCGCACACGGCGTATCTGGTGAAACCGGACGTCTTGAACGATCTCCCCGGGAGCATCGAGGAATTCAAGGCGACCGAACGGGACGACGCGAAGCAAGCCGCCGCGGCCGGCGGCCAATCGCCGAGCGAAGTCCAGACGATGCCGCCCGCCGAAATTCCGGCGGCGGCCCCGGGCGCACCGCCGGCGGAATGAATTTCGCCGGCTGACGCGTCGCGGATGATGGTTACCTTTAACCGGTAAGGGGGACAGGCGATGGCCCGAGTGACCGTGGAAGACTGCATCGAACGGATTCCGAATCGTTTCGCGCTGGTTCTGGCGACCGCCAAGCGCACCAAGCAATTGATGCGCGGCAGCCGTTATCTGGGCGAGGAAGCGACCGACAACAAACACGTGGTGAACGCCTTGCGCGAAATCGCCGCCAACAAGGTTCACCTGGCGCAAAACCTGAAAGAAGTCGAGCAAATCGCCGAGGAACTGTAAAGGAGCTGAGGATGTCCACCATTTCCAAGCCGGAACAGATTTACGATGTCCGACTCATCGAACGCCACCTGGCCGCTGGTAAAATAAAGAAGGCCGAGTTGGATCAATATCTCAAGCAGTTGGCCGATGTCGCGGAAAACAGCGAGATCATTTCCAAGGAAATTTTGTTCGATCACCTGCCGCCGGAATCCAAATAACGATCCTCGCGGCGATCCAGCGCGAAGCAAACCGCCGAAAAGCATGCGGAAAACGCGGAAATGATCAACAAAGACTATTACGAAATCCTGGGTCTGAGCCGCGGCGCCACGGATGCCGACGTCAAGAAGGCATACCGTAAAATCGCTCTGGAATCCCATCCGGACCGCAATCCCGACAATCCCGAGGCCGAACGGCGCTTCAAAGAAGCCAGTGAAGCCTATCAAGTGCTTTCCGATCCCGAAAAACGCCGCATCTACGACAC
Above is a genomic segment from Myxococcales bacterium containing:
- a CDS encoding DNA-directed RNA polymerase subunit omega, with translation MARVTVEDCIERIPNRFALVLATAKRTKQLMRGSRYLGEEATDNKHVVNALREIAANKVHLAQNLKEVEQIAEEL